In Clostridium sp. DL-VIII, the following proteins share a genomic window:
- a CDS encoding amino acid ABC transporter permease — protein MSTVFNHANMMFLLQGLKLTLTIALISIALSMIFGTILAILRNFSKGIFGRIATIYIEIFRNTPNLLWILAIRFLVPIKPMYSGILAFTLFTSAVMAEIFRGGMNSVSSGQYEAAYSQGFSKIQTLRYIILPQSFRRCIPTFLSQAVTVIKDTSFLWAVGIEEFTGKGMILMGSFVSSSQIFLLFGTIAGTYFIINFIISYGVRTIRTEY, from the coding sequence ATGTCAACTGTATTTAATCATGCTAACATGATGTTCCTTTTACAAGGACTAAAACTGACTTTAACTATAGCGCTTATATCAATCGCATTAAGTATGATCTTTGGGACAATCTTAGCAATACTCAGAAATTTTTCAAAAGGTATATTTGGTAGAATTGCAACAATATATATAGAAATTTTTAGAAATACCCCAAATTTATTATGGATATTAGCTATAAGATTTTTAGTTCCAATAAAACCGATGTATTCAGGAATTTTAGCATTTACTTTGTTTACTTCTGCTGTTATGGCAGAAATATTTAGAGGCGGAATGAATTCTGTTAGCAGCGGACAGTATGAGGCTGCTTACTCCCAAGGATTTTCAAAGATTCAAACATTGAGATATATTATATTGCCACAGAGCTTTAGGCGCTGCATTCCTACATTTTTATCACAGGCAGTTACAGTAATAAAAGACACGTCTTTCTTATGGGCGGTAGGTATTGAGGAATTTACGGGTAAAGGTATGATTCTTATGGGAAGCTTTGTATCATCTTCTCAAATATTTTTGTTATTTGGTACTATAGCTGGAACATACTTTATAATTAATTTTATTATATCCTATGGTGTTAGGACTATTAGAACTGAATATTAA
- a CDS encoding amino acid ABC transporter permease: MNGPFSIFKWEALLRDINIFFEGFLTTLEVSILGLTLALILGIIFGIFSTSKIRTLKIISRVYVEIIQNTPLVIQIFFLFNGLPYVKIVLPVFLVGILGVGVYHGAYISEVVRTGITSIPKGQFEAAKSQGFSHTQTMRYIILPQTVKIIIPPLANQVVNLIKNTSVLAMIAGGDLMYTADSWSSSNMYYGPAYVVTGALYFVLCYPLAMLSRKLELREKKKAVVNTQNSIEDQVVAAEGGL, encoded by the coding sequence ATGAATGGACCTTTTTCTATATTTAAATGGGAGGCACTTTTAAGAGACATTAACATATTTTTTGAGGGATTTTTAACAACACTTGAAGTTTCTATATTAGGGCTTACTCTAGCCCTAATACTTGGAATTATTTTTGGAATATTTTCTACAAGTAAGATTAGAACTTTAAAGATAATAAGCAGAGTATATGTAGAAATAATTCAAAATACACCTCTTGTTATTCAAATATTCTTTTTATTTAATGGACTGCCATATGTAAAAATTGTATTACCAGTGTTTTTAGTTGGAATACTTGGAGTAGGTGTATATCATGGAGCTTATATATCAGAGGTCGTAAGGACTGGTATTACATCTATACCAAAAGGACAGTTTGAAGCTGCAAAGTCTCAGGGCTTTTCGCATACTCAAACTATGAGGTATATAATATTGCCTCAAACAGTAAAGATAATAATACCACCACTTGCAAATCAAGTAGTAAATTTGATAAAAAACACTTCTGTACTTGCAATGATTGCAGGGGGAGATTTAATGTATACAGCAGATTCATGGTCAAGTTCGAATATGTATTATGGTCCTGCATATGTTGTGACTGGTGCTCTTTATTTTGTACTTTGTTATCCACTTGCAATGCTTTCAAGAAAGCTAGAATTAAGAGAAAAAAAGAAAGCAGTAGTTAATACTCAAAATTCTATAGAAGATCAAGTTGTGGCAGCAGAAGGGGGGCTATAA
- a CDS encoding transporter substrate-binding domain-containing protein yields MKLKKIFLALGLGICIIMTGCGGAQSTSTSSNSSSTGSSEAKEIQAIKDRGVLKVGVKVDVPKYGYKNPQTGQVEGLEIDISKAVAKKILGDENKVEFQGVTAKTRGPLLDNGEIDMVAATFTITDERKKSYNFSDPYIKDGVGLLVKKSLGASSLKDLNGKTIGVAQSATTKDALQKEADKQGITLKFSELAGYPELKAALDSGRVDCFAVDASILNGYVDDSTVILDDRYDPQEYGIASKKDNTELAKVINEVIDDMKSSGELDKLIAKWDIK; encoded by the coding sequence ATGAAATTGAAAAAAATATTTTTAGCATTAGGATTAGGTATTTGTATTATAATGACAGGATGCGGTGGGGCACAATCAACATCAACAAGCAGTAATAGCTCAAGCACAGGAAGCTCTGAAGCAAAAGAGATACAAGCTATAAAAGATAGAGGTGTATTAAAAGTTGGAGTAAAAGTTGATGTACCTAAATATGGGTATAAAAATCCTCAAACTGGACAAGTAGAAGGTTTGGAAATTGATATATCAAAAGCAGTAGCTAAAAAAATATTAGGTGATGAAAATAAGGTTGAATTCCAAGGAGTTACAGCGAAGACAAGAGGTCCGCTTCTTGATAATGGAGAAATAGATATGGTTGCAGCTACATTTACCATAACTGATGAAAGAAAGAAGAGCTATAATTTTTCAGATCCTTATATAAAGGATGGAGTTGGATTACTTGTTAAGAAGAGTCTTGGCGCATCATCTCTTAAAGACTTAAATGGAAAGACAATTGGTGTTGCTCAAAGTGCAACAACTAAAGATGCACTACAAAAAGAAGCAGATAAACAAGGTATAACGCTTAAATTTTCGGAACTTGCTGGATATCCTGAACTTAAGGCTGCATTAGATTCAGGCAGAGTTGATTGTTTCGCAGTTGATGCATCTATTTTAAATGGATACGTTGATGATTCAACAGTAATATTAGATGATAGATATGATCCTCAAGAATATGGTATTGCAAGTAAAAAGGACAATACTGAACTTGCTAAAGTTATAAATGAAGTAATAGATGACATGAAGAGTTCAGGAGAATTGGATAAATTGATTGCAAAGTGGGATATTAAATAA